The proteins below are encoded in one region of Apium graveolens cultivar Ventura chromosome 4, ASM990537v1, whole genome shotgun sequence:
- the LOC141717851 gene encoding serine/threonine-protein kinase STY13-like, with translation MGKRIHLGSILNRFLQLRSSTMQNPLAPGGELYWLVQSRYQMNCGINIEKKLRIDLTHLEFEAMIVKCGHSVVFKGTYKSAPVAIKIVLPDYSSELNSTWPERFGREVALHSRSEHENIVKFIGASLVPALMIITEFMGGNTLQKYLADIHPNCLDLTLSVHYALGISRAMTCLHAEGIIHRDLNPNNMLLSEDKKTVKITDFGLSREEIIGDMSTEAGTYRWMAPEMFEVAGERNKKRYDHKVDVYSFSLVLWELLTNTIPFKGKCCMTAAYAAVSQNARPSTDNIPKEIVPLLVSCWAADPADRPEFIEIKYFLENFIHYLCTPDTSPPRMVKIGHANEPSAAGEGEFTSHVMQNPEGVSTKARSAAGRFIRCFGSCP, from the exons ATCAAGCACTATGCAGAATCCTCTTGCTCCTGGCGGTGAGCTTTACTGGCTCGTTCAGTCTCGTTATCAAATGAACTGTGGCATCAACATTGAAAAGAAACTGAGAATTGATCTTACACATCTTGAATTTGAGGCTATGATTGTTAAGTGTGGTCACTCTGTTGTTTTCAAGGGAAC GTATAAATCTGCACCTGTTGCAATAAAAATAGTACTGCCAGATtattcatcagaacttaattCTACATGGCCAGAGAGATTTGGGAGAGAGGTCGCATTGCATTCAAGATCAGAACATGAAAACATTGTGAAG TTCATTGGTGCCTCTCTTGTACCAGCCTTGATGATCATTACAGAGTTTATGGGAGGTAATACACTTCAAAAGTACTTGGCGGACATCCATCCAAATTGTCTAGATCTGACGTTGTCGGTACATTATGCACTGGGGATCTCTCGAGCAATGACTTGTTTGCACGCGGAAGGAATTATCCACCGTGACCTAAATCCTA ACAATATGCTTCTATCCGAAGACAAGAAAACAGTCAAGATAACCGACTTTGGGTTATCTAGAGAGGAGATAATTGGTGATATGTCTACTGAAGCTGGCACATACCGCTGGATGGCTCCCGAG ATGTTTGAGGTAGCTGGTGAGAGAAATAAGAAAAGATATGATCACAAGGTGGATGTTTACAGCTTTTCACTGGTTCTGTGGGAGCTTCTGACAAACACAATTCCATTTAAAGGAAAGTGCTGCATGACTGCAGCATATGCTGCTGTATCTCAA AACGCGAGGCCTAGCACTGATAACATTCCAAAGGAGATAGTGCCCCTCCTGGTGTCCTGTTGGGCAGCAGATCCTGCAGATCGCCCAGAATTTATTGAAATCAAATACTTCCTTGAGAACTTCATACACTACTTGTGCACCCCAGATACTTCACCACCAAGAATGGTCAAGATCGGACATGCCAATGAACCCTCTGCTGCTGGGGAGGGTGAATTTACTAGTCATGTGATGCAGAACCCCGAAGGAGTCAGTACCAAGGCAAGATCTGCAGCTGGCCGCTTCATCAGATGCTTTGGATCATGTCCTTGA